A genomic region of Pristiophorus japonicus isolate sPriJap1 chromosome 20, sPriJap1.hap1, whole genome shotgun sequence contains the following coding sequences:
- the LOC139232459 gene encoding large ribosomal subunit protein uL29, with translation MMVCGAKIKARDLRGKKKEELLKQLDDLKVELSQLRVAKVTGGAASKLSKIRVVRKSIARVLTVINQTQKENLRKFYKGKKYKPLDLRPKKTRAMRRRLNKYEESLKTKKMQRKERLYPMRKFAVKA, from the exons ATGATGGTTTGTGGG GCAAAAATCAAGGCACGTGATCTGCGTGGCAAGAAGAAGGAGGAGCTACTGAAGCAGTTGGATGACCTCAAGGTGGAACTCTCTCAGCTCCGTGTTGCTAAGGTAACTGGAGGAGCTGCATCCAAGCTTTCCAAGAT CCGTGTCGTGCGCAAGTCCATTGCTAGAGTCCTTACTGTCATCAATCAGACGCAGAAAGAGAACTTGAGAAAATTCTACAAA GGCAAGAAGTACAAGCCTTTGGATCTGCGACCCAAGAAGACCCGTGCCATGCGTCGCCGACTAAACAAATATGAGGAGAGTTTGAAGACCAAGAAAATGCAACGGAAAGAGCGCCTGTACCCCATGCGCAAATTTGCTGTGAAAGCATAA